In a genomic window of Penaeus chinensis breed Huanghai No. 1 chromosome 30, ASM1920278v2, whole genome shotgun sequence:
- the LOC125041472 gene encoding cytochrome b5-related protein-like isoform X1 produces MAWRAEVGKMAPRREDVVPADEARKDVNSNSLPGFKRYPTNRDHPLKSAPKWIKGKREDDAVGPYWRIHDGLYDLTEFAESHPGGKVWIESTQGTDITEAFESAHLGTRSQAVLPKYFVGHAEGPRNSPYTFHEDGFYKTFKRKVRPVLREVGTGPDWPMTLIQDGLASATAVSVLAACLLDSSAFAVLGGVLLAMTSMCAHNFFHQRDNWRMFLFDLTLLSSYDWRITHGLSHHLFTNTIYDFEVSILEPFWEFLPKPEKNFLQRYGSYVYEYLLIPSAMYLEALKRICLVLSGEAPLRPENLLPLLELVAMALAAPSLGAALRLWLVLHVACSSWFTGVGLVVAHHHPEIYHEGDAMREDRDWGLCQLDAVRDRVEVTGNLFLIATSFGDHSLHHLLPTVDHSKLKYVYPVFLETCKEFNIPFSFKNQWEMVRGKYLQLANNKPNQCPPGYKSKTG; encoded by the exons ATGGCGTGGCGAGCGGAGGTTGGGAAG ATGGCGCCCCGTCGAGAAGACGTAGTCCCCGCAGACGAGGCGAGAAAAGACGTTAATTCAAACTCGCTTCCGGGATTCAAGCGTTACCCGACGAATAGGGATCACCCCCTCAAATCGGCCCCGAAATGGATTAAGGGCAAACGGGAGGACGACGCCGTTGGCCCTTACTGGAGAATACACGACGGGCTCTACGATCTGACGGAGTTCGCGGAGAGTCATCCTGGAG GCAAAGTCTGGATCGAATCGACCCAAGGCACAGACATCACAGAGGCCTTCGAGAGCGCGCACCTCGGAACTCGCTCACAAGCGGTGTTGCCGAAGTACTTTGTCGGACATGCGGAAGGACCCAGGAATTCTCCTTATACATTTCATGAAGACGGGTTTTACAAGACGTtcaagagaaag GTCCGCCCTGTCCTGAGGGAGGTTGGAACTGGTCCGGATTGGCCGATGACCCTGATCCAGGACGGTTTAGCGAGTGCCACGGCAGTTTCGGTCTTGGCGGCGTGTCTCTTGGATTCCTCCGCCTTTGCTGTTCTTGGCG GTGTGCTTCTTGCCATGACGTCCATGTGCGCGCACAACTTCTTCCACCAGCGAGACAACTGGCGGATGTTCCTGTTCGACctgaccctcctctcctcctacgaCTGGAGGATAACCCACGGCCTCTCGCACCATCTCTTCACCAACACCATCTACGACTTCGAAGTGTCCATCCTCGAGCCCTTCTGGGAGTTCCTGCCCAAACCCGAGAAGAACTTCCTTCAGCGGTATGGAAGTTACGTTTACGAGTACCTGCTGATCCCGTCGGCGATGTACCTGGAGGCCCTGAAGAGGATTTGTCTCGTCCTGTCGGGGGAAGCGCCGCTCAGACCTGAAAACCTCCTGCCCCTTCTGGAGTTGGTTGCGATGGCACTGGCGGCGCCCTCGCTCGGGGCGGCGCTCAG GTTGTGGCTCGTGTTGCACGTTGCTTGCAGCTCGTGGTTCACAGGAGTCGGCCTCGTTGTGGCTCATCATCACCCAGAAATTTACCATGAGGGGGACGCCATGAGGGAGGACCGCGACTGGGGCCTCTGCCAGTTAGACGCAGTTCGAGACAG GGTCGAGGTAACAGGAAATTTGTTTTTAATTGCAACCAGCTTTGGCGACCACAGTCTGCACCATCTTTTGCCAACCGTGGACCATTCTAAGCTGAAATATGTTTACCCCGTTTTCCTGGAAACCTGCAAGGAATTCAACATCCCGTTTTCCTTCAAGAACCAGTGGGAAATGGTGCGCGGAAAATACCTTCAGCTCGCAAACAACAAGCCTAATCAATGTCCTCCGGGTTATAAGAGCAAAACAGGCTAA
- the LOC125041472 gene encoding cytochrome b5-related protein-like isoform X2 — protein sequence MAPRREDVVPADEARKDVNSNSLPGFKRYPTNRDHPLKSAPKWIKGKREDDAVGPYWRIHDGLYDLTEFAESHPGGKVWIESTQGTDITEAFESAHLGTRSQAVLPKYFVGHAEGPRNSPYTFHEDGFYKTFKRKVRPVLREVGTGPDWPMTLIQDGLASATAVSVLAACLLDSSAFAVLGGVLLAMTSMCAHNFFHQRDNWRMFLFDLTLLSSYDWRITHGLSHHLFTNTIYDFEVSILEPFWEFLPKPEKNFLQRYGSYVYEYLLIPSAMYLEALKRICLVLSGEAPLRPENLLPLLELVAMALAAPSLGAALRLWLVLHVACSSWFTGVGLVVAHHHPEIYHEGDAMREDRDWGLCQLDAVRDRVEVTGNLFLIATSFGDHSLHHLLPTVDHSKLKYVYPVFLETCKEFNIPFSFKNQWEMVRGKYLQLANNKPNQCPPGYKSKTG from the exons ATGGCGCCCCGTCGAGAAGACGTAGTCCCCGCAGACGAGGCGAGAAAAGACGTTAATTCAAACTCGCTTCCGGGATTCAAGCGTTACCCGACGAATAGGGATCACCCCCTCAAATCGGCCCCGAAATGGATTAAGGGCAAACGGGAGGACGACGCCGTTGGCCCTTACTGGAGAATACACGACGGGCTCTACGATCTGACGGAGTTCGCGGAGAGTCATCCTGGAG GCAAAGTCTGGATCGAATCGACCCAAGGCACAGACATCACAGAGGCCTTCGAGAGCGCGCACCTCGGAACTCGCTCACAAGCGGTGTTGCCGAAGTACTTTGTCGGACATGCGGAAGGACCCAGGAATTCTCCTTATACATTTCATGAAGACGGGTTTTACAAGACGTtcaagagaaag GTCCGCCCTGTCCTGAGGGAGGTTGGAACTGGTCCGGATTGGCCGATGACCCTGATCCAGGACGGTTTAGCGAGTGCCACGGCAGTTTCGGTCTTGGCGGCGTGTCTCTTGGATTCCTCCGCCTTTGCTGTTCTTGGCG GTGTGCTTCTTGCCATGACGTCCATGTGCGCGCACAACTTCTTCCACCAGCGAGACAACTGGCGGATGTTCCTGTTCGACctgaccctcctctcctcctacgaCTGGAGGATAACCCACGGCCTCTCGCACCATCTCTTCACCAACACCATCTACGACTTCGAAGTGTCCATCCTCGAGCCCTTCTGGGAGTTCCTGCCCAAACCCGAGAAGAACTTCCTTCAGCGGTATGGAAGTTACGTTTACGAGTACCTGCTGATCCCGTCGGCGATGTACCTGGAGGCCCTGAAGAGGATTTGTCTCGTCCTGTCGGGGGAAGCGCCGCTCAGACCTGAAAACCTCCTGCCCCTTCTGGAGTTGGTTGCGATGGCACTGGCGGCGCCCTCGCTCGGGGCGGCGCTCAG GTTGTGGCTCGTGTTGCACGTTGCTTGCAGCTCGTGGTTCACAGGAGTCGGCCTCGTTGTGGCTCATCATCACCCAGAAATTTACCATGAGGGGGACGCCATGAGGGAGGACCGCGACTGGGGCCTCTGCCAGTTAGACGCAGTTCGAGACAG GGTCGAGGTAACAGGAAATTTGTTTTTAATTGCAACCAGCTTTGGCGACCACAGTCTGCACCATCTTTTGCCAACCGTGGACCATTCTAAGCTGAAATATGTTTACCCCGTTTTCCTGGAAACCTGCAAGGAATTCAACATCCCGTTTTCCTTCAAGAACCAGTGGGAAATGGTGCGCGGAAAATACCTTCAGCTCGCAAACAACAAGCCTAATCAATGTCCTCCGGGTTATAAGAGCAAAACAGGCTAA
- the LOC125041386 gene encoding copine-8-like, translating into MAGTFITPTSLVEITVSCRNLRDTDVFSKSDPVCIVYHQPFGSTQWVELKRTECIQNSLNPDFATKIPITYRFEEQQKLKFSVLDIDSNSPTIVNHDFLGDYECSLAELVSCMKVQKPLKNKEYSGDNGTIILTTEELSSCKEELFVQLVGRRLENKSWFSSISPFLEFSKANEDGTFTLVHRTEHAHSTVDPMWKDFSVPLRTFCSGDYDRSIKVECKAYKSGGNHKSIGVFHTTVRKLTEGPGQANTYWVVNEEKKKRKGSSYKNSGEIVLNKCQIRQVFSFVDYIKGGMEINAFIGIDFTASNGNPQTPQSLHFVNPTAPNQYAQAIQSVGQIIEDYDTDKHFPVLGFGARMPPDYSQVSHEFFVNGDPSNPYCFRVQGKGGFG; encoded by the exons ATGGCTGGGACATTCATCACCCCAACTTCGCTTGTTGAAATAACTGTTTCCTGCAG GAACCTTCGTGACACTGATGTGTTTTCCAAATCAGATCCAGTTTGCATTGTTTACCATCAGCCATTTGGGTCAACACAGTGGGTAGAACTAAAGCGAACAGAATGCATTCAAAACTCTCTGAATCCCGACTTTGCCACAAAAATACCCATTACTTACCGCTTTGAGGAGCAACAGAAATTAAAGTTTTCAGTCCTGGACATCGATTCAAATTCCCCAACTATTGTGAATCATGATTTCCTTGGGGACTACGAGTGCTCCTTGGCTGAGTTGGTGAGTTGCATGAAGGTGCAAAAACCTCTGAAGAACAAAGAATACAGCGGAGATAATGGAACAATTATCCTCACCACAGAGGAGCTGAGTTCCTGCAAGGAGGAGCTCTTCGTGCAGTTAGTTGGGAGAAGGCTCGAAAATAAGAGCTGGTTCAGCTCCATCAGTCCATTCTTGGAGTTTTCAAAGGCCAACGAAGATGGGACTTTTACCTTGGTCCATAGGACAGAACATGCTCACAGTACAGTGGATCCAATGTGGAAGGACTTTTCTGTCCCTTTGCGCACCTTCTGCAGCGGAGATTATGACCGCAGCATCAAGGTTGAGTGCAAGGCCTACAAGTCTGGGGGCAATCACAAGTCCATTGGCGTCTTTCACACAACAGTGCGAAAGCTGACTGAGGGTCCTGGTCAGGCTAATACGTATTGGGTtgtgaatgaagaaaagaag aagaggaagggaagtagctACAAAAACTCAGGGGAAATTGTACTCAACAAATGTCAGATTCGCCAAGTGTTCTCCTTTGTTGATTACATCAAAGGTGGAATGGAAATTAATGCTTTTATTGGAATTGACTTCACAG CATCAAATGGCAACCCACAGACACCTCAGTCATTGCATTTTGTTAACCCTACGGCCCCTAACCAGTACGCGCAGGCCATACAGTCTGTTGGGCAGATCATTGAAGACTATGACACAGATAAGCATTTTCCTGTCCTTGGCTTTGGAGCGAGGATGCCGCCCGACTATTCCCAAGTGTCTCATGAGTTCTTTGTCAATGGTGATCCTTCGAATCCTTACTGTTTCAGAGTACAAGGTAAGGGTGGCTTTGGTTGA
- the LOC125041345 gene encoding copine-8-like, producing the protein MAGTFITPTSLVEITVSCRNLRDTDVFSKSDPVCIVYHQPFGSTQWVELKRTECIQNSLNPDFATKIPITYRFEEQQKLKFSVLDIDSNSPTIVNHDFLGDYECSLAELVSCMKVQKPLKNKEYSGDNGTIILTTEELSSCKEELFVQLVGRRLENKSWFSSISPFLEFSKANEDGTFTLVHRTEHAHSTVDPMWKDFSVPLRTFCSGDYDRSIKVECKAYKSGGNHKSIGVFHTTVRKLTEGPGQANTYWVVNEEKKKRKGSSYKNSGEIVLNKCQIRQVFSFVDYIKGGMEINAFIGIDFTASNGNPQTPQSLHFVNPTAPNQYAQAIQSVGQIIEDYDTDKHFPVLGFGARMPPDYSQVSHEFFVNGDPSNPYCFRVQGVIEAYYGSLSRVQLYGPTNFAPIINHVARFAASNKAGDKYFILLILTDGIISDMQQTKEAIVNASSLPLSIIIVGVGGAEFDSMEELDGDVVRLSSNGRYASRDIVQFVSFRDFLKGRGDQHSAGLLLAREVLAEVPDQVLSYMKANNIQPQPPRVQDVNLPPTHYLNLDM; encoded by the exons ATGGCTGGGACATTCATCACCCCAACTTCGCTTGTTGAAATAACTGTTTCCTGCAG GAACCTTCGTGACACTGATGTGTTTTCCAAATCAGATCCAGTTTGCATTGTTTACCATCAGCCATTTGGGTCAACACAGTGGGTAGAACTAAAGCGAACAGAATGCATTCAAAACTCTCTGAATCCCGACTTTGCCACAAAAATACCCATTACTTACCGCTTTGAGGAGCAACAGAAATTAAAGTTTTCAGTCCTGGACATCGATTCAAATTCCCCAACTATTGTGAATCATGATTTCCTTGGGGACTACGAGTGCTCCTTGGCTGAGTTGGTGAGTTGCATGAAGGTGCAAAAACCTCTGAAGAACAAAGAATACAGCGGAGATAATGGAACAATTATCCTCACCACAGAGGAGCTGAGTTCCTGCAAGGAGGAGCTCTTCGTGCAGTTAGTTGGGAGAAGGCTCGAAAATAAGAGCTGGTTCAGCTCCATCAGTCCATTCTTGGAGTTTTCAAAGGCCAACGAAGATGGGACTTTTACCTTGGTCCATAGGACAGAACATGCTCACAGTACAGTGGATCCAATGTGGAAGGACTTTTCTGTCCCTTTGCGCACCTTCTGCAGCGGAGATTATGACCGCAGCATCAAGGTTGAGTGCAAGGCCTACAAGTCTGGGGGCAATCACAAGTCCATTGGCGTCTTTCACACAACAGTGCGAAAGCTGACTGAGGGTCCTGGTCAGGCTAATACGTATTGGGTtgtgaatgaagaaaagaag aagaggaagggaagtagctACAAAAACTCAGGGGAAATTGTACTCAACAAATGTCAGATTCGCCAAGTGTTCTCCTTTGTTGATTACATCAAAGGTGGAATGGAAATTAATGCTTTTATTGGAATTGACTTCACAG CATCAAATGGCAACCCACAGACACCTCAGTCATTGCATTTTGTTAACCCTACGGCCCCTAACCAGTACGCGCAGGCCATACAGTCTGTTGGGCAGATCATTGAAGACTATGACACAGATAAGCATTTTCCTGTCCTTGGCTTTGGAGCGAGGATGCCGCCCGACTATTCCCAAGTGTCTCATGAGTTCTTTGTCAATGGTGATCCTTCGAATCCTTACTGTTTCAGAGTACAAG GAGTTATTGAAGCTTACTATGGAAGCCTGAGTCGTGTGCAGCTGTACGGGCCAACAAACTTTGCCCCAATCATCAATCACGTTGCGCGTTTTGCTGCTTCAAACAAAGCGGGCGATAAGTACTTCATCCTCCTGATACTGACTGATGGAATCATCTCTGACATGCAACAGACCAAAGAG gCAATTGTAAatgcctcctccttacccctgtCAATCATCATTGTGGGTGTTGGGGGTGCAGAGTTTGACTCAATGGAGGAACTTGATGGGGATGTCGTCCGCCTGAGCAGTAATGGACGATATGCCTCGCGAGACATAGTCCAGTTTGTGTCATTCAGAGACTTcttgaaaggaagaggagatcaACATTCTGCAGGGCTCTTGCTCGCTCGGGAGGTTTTGGCAGAAGTTCCTGACCAGGTCCTCTCCTACATGAAGGCCAATAATATTCAGCCACAACCTCCGAGGGTTCAGGATGTCAATCTGCCCCCGACG CACTACTTAAATCTAGATATGTGA